One Egicoccus halophilus genomic region harbors:
- a CDS encoding ABC transporter ATP-binding protein, producing the protein MTDVAIRAERLVKDYAGSGPPWKRTAPFRALQGVDLEVRRGEVFGFLGPNGAGKSTTIRILLDLLRPTAGRVEVLGRTPATAGPSLRARIGYLPGELTMAGQRTAGEELAYLVSLRGGAGRDAIAPLAERFGLDLDRPIRGLSKGNKQKIGVIQAFVHAPELLILDEPTSGLDPLLQREFLDLVREARDRGATVLMSSHVLSEVEDVAGRVAIIRAGEIVDTDDVGTLRHHAGQQVVLHFGDHVAVEEFHGLPGVEDVRLDGGQLTCLLRGEPDALLKVAARHHVRGWSAQDRELEDLFLDFYRLPVDPVAEREEVAAHGR; encoded by the coding sequence ATGACCGACGTGGCGATCCGCGCAGAGCGTCTGGTGAAGGACTACGCCGGCAGCGGTCCGCCCTGGAAGCGCACGGCGCCGTTCCGGGCCCTGCAGGGCGTGGACCTGGAGGTGCGACGCGGCGAGGTGTTCGGGTTCCTCGGCCCCAACGGTGCCGGGAAGTCGACCACCATCCGCATCCTGCTCGACCTGCTGCGCCCCACCGCCGGACGCGTCGAGGTGCTCGGCCGGACGCCGGCCACGGCCGGCCCGTCCCTGCGCGCCCGCATCGGCTACCTCCCGGGCGAGCTGACGATGGCGGGGCAGCGCACCGCCGGGGAGGAGCTCGCCTACCTCGTCAGCCTGCGTGGCGGCGCCGGCCGCGACGCGATCGCGCCGCTCGCCGAGCGGTTCGGGCTCGACCTCGACCGGCCGATCCGTGGCCTGTCGAAGGGCAACAAGCAGAAGATCGGCGTGATCCAGGCCTTCGTGCACGCGCCCGAGCTGCTGATCCTCGACGAACCGACCAGCGGCCTCGACCCGCTGCTCCAGCGCGAGTTCCTCGACCTGGTGCGCGAGGCCCGCGACCGCGGCGCCACCGTGCTGATGTCCTCGCACGTGCTCTCGGAGGTCGAGGACGTCGCCGGCCGGGTCGCCATCATCCGGGCCGGCGAGATCGTCGACACCGACGACGTGGGCACCCTGCGCCACCACGCCGGCCAGCAGGTGGTGCTGCACTTCGGTGACCACGTCGCCGTCGAGGAGTTCCACGGCCTGCCCGGCGTCGAGGACGTCCGTCTCGACGGCGGGCAGCTGACCTGCCTGCTGCGCGGCGAGCCCGACGCCCTGCTGAAGGTGGCCGCCCGCCACCACGTGCGCGGGTGGTCCGCCCAGGACCGCGAGCTCGAGGACCTGTTCCTCGACTTCTACCGGCTGCCGGTCGACCCGGTGGCCGAGCGCGAGGAGGTGGCCGCCCATGGCCGCTGA
- a CDS encoding TetR family transcriptional regulator produces MSSVEAGPPTGETDADRTARARIRDTAIRCFAESGVAATSVRAIAKAARVSPALVIHHFGSKDALRVACDQHVAALVREQKVTAMAEGPSLDPLAAFRVYREGPPLLPYLARTLVDGSPHVAELIDEMVADAVGYLQTGVDAGMLTPSDHPYGRAAVLTLWSLGALVLHEHTRRLLDVDLLGDPQAATDYFLPALELFGEGLLTRQAYDAIQASMSHPAREDGS; encoded by the coding sequence ATGAGTTCAGTCGAGGCGGGCCCGCCGACGGGCGAGACGGATGCCGACCGCACGGCGCGGGCGCGGATCCGGGACACGGCCATCCGCTGCTTCGCCGAGTCGGGTGTCGCCGCGACCTCGGTGCGGGCCATCGCCAAGGCGGCCCGGGTGTCGCCGGCGCTGGTGATCCACCACTTCGGCTCGAAGGACGCCCTGCGGGTCGCGTGCGACCAGCACGTCGCCGCCCTGGTTCGCGAGCAGAAGGTCACGGCGATGGCCGAGGGCCCGAGCCTCGACCCGCTCGCCGCCTTCCGCGTCTACCGCGAGGGGCCGCCGCTGCTGCCCTACCTCGCGCGCACGCTCGTCGACGGTTCCCCGCACGTCGCGGAACTGATCGACGAGATGGTCGCCGACGCGGTCGGCTACCTGCAGACCGGGGTGGACGCCGGGATGCTCACCCCGAGCGACCACCCCTACGGCCGCGCCGCCGTGCTCACCCTGTGGTCCCTCGGTGCGCTGGTCCTGCACGAGCACACCCGGCGGCTGCTCGACGTCGACCTGCTCGGCGACCCGCAGGCCGCGACCGACTACTTCCTGCCGGCCCTCGAGCTGTTCGGCGAGGGCCTGCTGACGCGCCAGGCCTACGACGCCATCCAGGCGTCGATGTCACACCCTGCCCGGGAGGACGGATCATGA
- a CDS encoding heme o synthase yields the protein MHTAGRYESRRATLRRYLLVTKPRIIELLLVTTVPSMVVAARGWPGTWLVIATVLGGTMSAGSANALNNEIDRDIDRIMARTSARPTATDEVPQGHALRLGLVLGVAGFAWLWGFVNLTAALLATSAILFYVFVYTLGLKRRTSQAVVIGGAAGCVPVLTGWVAVPGATLADPTPWLLFALMFWWQPPHFWALAMKYREDYARAGLPMLTVVHGNDEATRHILLYSYLLLSIVLLTVVGAGLGWMFAVVALGMTAGWLVLAHRLRRTRTIGDAMKLFHYSTIYVAVVFVAAAVDAVL from the coding sequence ATGCACACGGCCGGACGCTACGAGTCCCGGCGGGCGACCCTGCGTCGCTACCTGCTGGTCACCAAGCCGCGCATCATCGAACTGCTGCTGGTCACCACCGTGCCGTCCATGGTGGTCGCCGCGCGCGGCTGGCCGGGTACCTGGCTCGTGATCGCGACCGTGCTCGGCGGAACGATGTCGGCCGGCAGCGCCAACGCGCTCAACAACGAGATCGACCGCGACATCGACCGGATCATGGCGCGCACCTCGGCGCGCCCCACCGCCACCGACGAGGTGCCCCAGGGGCACGCGCTGCGGCTCGGGCTGGTGCTCGGCGTGGCCGGCTTCGCGTGGCTGTGGGGGTTCGTCAATCTCACCGCCGCGCTGCTGGCCACCTCCGCGATCCTGTTCTACGTGTTCGTCTACACCCTCGGGCTCAAGCGGCGCACCAGTCAGGCCGTCGTCATCGGCGGCGCCGCCGGCTGCGTGCCCGTGCTCACCGGCTGGGTGGCCGTGCCGGGCGCGACCCTTGCCGACCCGACCCCCTGGCTGCTGTTCGCCCTGATGTTCTGGTGGCAGCCGCCGCACTTCTGGGCCCTGGCGATGAAGTACCGCGAGGACTACGCCCGCGCCGGGCTGCCGATGCTCACCGTCGTCCACGGCAACGACGAGGCCACCCGTCACATCCTGCTCTACAGCTACCTGCTGCTGTCGATCGTGCTGCTCACCGTCGTCGGTGCCGGTCTCGGGTGGATGTTCGCCGTCGTCGCGCTCGGTATGACCGCCGGCTGGCTCGTGCTCGCCCACCGCCTGCGCCGCACCCGCACCATCGGCGACGCCATGAAGCTGTTCCACTACTCGACGATCTACGTGGCGGTCGTCTTCGTCGCCGCCGCCGTCGACGCCGTGCTCTAG
- a CDS encoding COX15/CtaA family protein, with product MATSPAPASLRLLRRFTLAALVTNIGIVFTGGVVRVTGSGLGCPTWPACDGRQLVPTPGGDHAGWQTAIEFGNRLLTFVVLAAAIAVFVQLRRTGPHPRPIRLLGWALPLGVLAQAVMGGITVLLRLTPWTVAAHFLLSMVLIAVAVALHEYVRPPARDPADRVPASSGIRWATTVLLVVAAVVLVLGTIVTGAGPHAGDPEVPRLGVDIRFVAIAHADAVWLLLGLTVALVAVTWRSGPPRLRSMLRVLLGLELLQGTIGYTQYALGIPEGLVSLHILGAALVWAAAVSCWARARPLPDLPGDPADTEASRPPLARDVSTA from the coding sequence ATGGCGACCTCCCCTGCCCCGGCCTCGCTGCGTCTGCTGCGCCGCTTCACGTTGGCCGCGTTGGTGACCAACATCGGCATCGTCTTCACCGGCGGCGTGGTCCGGGTCACCGGGTCCGGTCTCGGCTGTCCGACCTGGCCCGCCTGCGACGGCCGACAGCTGGTACCGACGCCCGGCGGCGACCACGCCGGCTGGCAGACGGCGATCGAGTTCGGCAACCGGCTGCTGACCTTCGTGGTGCTCGCCGCCGCCATCGCCGTGTTCGTGCAGTTGCGGCGGACCGGACCGCATCCGCGACCGATCCGGCTGCTCGGCTGGGCCCTGCCGCTGGGTGTCCTCGCCCAGGCGGTGATGGGGGGCATCACGGTGCTGCTGCGCCTGACGCCGTGGACGGTCGCGGCCCACTTCCTGTTGTCGATGGTGCTCATCGCGGTGGCCGTGGCGTTGCACGAGTACGTGCGCCCGCCGGCCCGGGATCCCGCCGACCGGGTGCCCGCTTCGAGCGGGATCCGCTGGGCCACCACCGTCCTGCTCGTCGTGGCCGCCGTCGTCCTGGTGCTCGGGACGATCGTGACCGGCGCCGGCCCGCACGCCGGTGACCCGGAGGTCCCGCGCCTGGGGGTCGACATCCGGTTCGTGGCGATCGCCCACGCCGACGCCGTGTGGCTGCTGCTGGGGCTGACGGTCGCGCTGGTCGCGGTGACCTGGCGAAGCGGGCCGCCCCGACTGCGGTCGATGTTGCGGGTGCTGCTCGGCCTGGAGCTGCTGCAGGGCACCATCGGCTACACGCAGTACGCCCTGGGGATCCCCGAGGGGCTGGTCTCGCTGCACATTCTCGGGGCCGCGCTGGTGTGGGCCGCCGCAGTGTCGTGCTGGGCGCGGGCGCGTCCACTGCCGGACCTGCCCGGCGACCCGGCCGACACGGAGGCCTCCCGGCCGCCGCTGGCGCGCGACGTCTCGACGGCATGA
- a CDS encoding PQQ-binding-like beta-propeller repeat protein, which translates to MGTRRCPVCQHTWPARRARFCGRCGAVLAAARPPVRRTGRATIPGLLTLGAGVAVVLGGLAVSAGLPTSPGGAPPDATVTLPEPSPADPSPSTDEPGVGSPPVDLADAVLRCRVEDACHRWSLPDPPPDAGRPAITPAGHLVAVTVDGLAGFEVAAGTRRWTATRPLASTGARTVVAVEGTGDAVVTVGPDGMLGSLDAASGDPGWSLEVPGAVSVRAARAEGTDWHVAVRTRDGLRSSVLLLTVDATRGSLGWQAEAANVALTDRGPVLQDTEGTLWALDPADGTERWRLETGLPGATPQPLGPRVVMLGQGGGLVVDATDGRIVRRLESPVVGLYLRDGVALWADDDGVAYLDADGRSWQAQLEEGRGCCNGFRIDGDVVTTLSSTGDELDLDRDTGELLGRRPAPRPLGGRRVGASLHGELVVVPGVGRARRVANLHDAASGRHLADVGDEAYGLVAAEDGRHWLVLAPRVVLTLTPSGAASRAAAPSPRSGASPAPATGRSAVAPDASSRPAGRLEQEGAAAAQPSATTVPTPFMFGWISQ; encoded by the coding sequence TTGGGCACCCGCCGCTGCCCCGTGTGCCAGCACACCTGGCCGGCTCGGCGCGCCCGCTTCTGTGGTCGCTGCGGAGCGGTGCTCGCCGCGGCCCGGCCGCCGGTGCGGCGCACGGGCCGCGCGACCATCCCCGGCCTGCTGACGCTGGGCGCCGGCGTCGCGGTCGTGCTCGGCGGCCTGGCCGTGTCGGCAGGGCTGCCGACGTCACCGGGAGGTGCACCGCCGGACGCCACGGTGACCCTGCCCGAGCCGTCGCCGGCGGATCCCTCACCGTCCACCGACGAACCCGGCGTCGGCTCGCCACCGGTCGACCTCGCCGACGCGGTGCTGCGCTGCCGGGTCGAGGACGCCTGCCACCGGTGGTCGTTGCCCGATCCCCCGCCGGACGCGGGACGTCCCGCCATCACGCCGGCCGGACATCTCGTGGCGGTGACCGTCGACGGTCTGGCCGGCTTCGAGGTGGCCGCGGGCACCCGGCGGTGGACGGCGACACGGCCCCTGGCGTCGACCGGCGCCCGCACGGTGGTCGCCGTCGAGGGGACCGGGGACGCGGTCGTCACGGTGGGACCGGACGGGATGCTGGGCTCCCTCGACGCGGCGAGCGGTGACCCGGGCTGGTCACTCGAGGTCCCGGGCGCCGTGTCGGTGCGCGCCGCCCGCGCCGAGGGCACCGACTGGCACGTGGCCGTGCGCACCCGCGACGGTCTCCGGTCCTCGGTGCTGCTGCTGACCGTGGACGCCACGCGGGGCTCGCTCGGGTGGCAGGCGGAGGCCGCCAACGTGGCCCTCACCGACCGCGGCCCGGTCCTGCAGGACACCGAGGGCACCCTGTGGGCGCTCGACCCGGCGGACGGCACCGAACGCTGGCGGCTGGAGACCGGGCTGCCAGGTGCGACCCCCCAGCCGTTGGGTCCACGCGTGGTGATGCTCGGGCAGGGCGGTGGGCTGGTGGTCGACGCCACCGACGGCCGGATCGTGCGACGGCTCGAGTCGCCCGTCGTCGGGCTGTACCTGCGCGACGGCGTCGCGCTGTGGGCGGACGACGACGGCGTGGCCTACCTCGACGCCGACGGTCGGTCGTGGCAGGCCCAGCTCGAGGAGGGACGGGGCTGCTGCAACGGCTTCCGCATCGACGGGGACGTCGTCACGACCTTGAGCAGCACGGGGGACGAACTGGACCTCGACCGCGACACCGGCGAACTGCTGGGTCGACGCCCGGCGCCACGACCGCTCGGCGGCCGACGCGTCGGGGCGTCGCTGCACGGCGAACTGGTCGTGGTACCCGGCGTCGGACGCGCCCGACGCGTCGCGAACCTGCACGACGCGGCGAGCGGACGGCATCTCGCCGACGTGGGCGACGAGGCCTACGGCCTGGTCGCGGCCGAGGACGGACGGCACTGGCTCGTGCTCGCCCCCCGGGTGGTGCTCACCCTCACCCCGTCGGGCGCGGCGTCGCGTGCGGCCGCCCCGTCGCCCCGGTCGGGCGCCTCACCCGCCCCGGCCACGGGACGCAGCGCGGTGGCACCGGATGCGTCGAGCCGACCCGCAGGTCGGCTCGAGCAGGAGGGAGCAGCGGCCGCTCAGCCCTCGGCGACGACCGTGCCCACGCCGTTCATGTTCGGGTGGATCTCGCAGTAG
- a CDS encoding cytochrome C oxidase subunit IV family protein yields MTTTETHGPEQASGHDDHHPGPRDYVRIAIILAILTALEVSTYFVDFGALGIPLLIVLMIVKFIMVAGFFMHLRFDTKLYSRFLYGGLLLAVSLYTATLVVMFFDQAPTV; encoded by the coding sequence ATGACCACCACCGAGACGCACGGACCGGAGCAGGCCTCCGGTCACGACGACCATCACCCCGGCCCCCGCGACTACGTCCGCATCGCCATCATCCTGGCGATCCTGACGGCACTCGAGGTCTCGACGTACTTCGTGGACTTCGGCGCGCTGGGCATCCCGCTGCTGATCGTGCTGATGATCGTCAAGTTCATCATGGTGGCCGGGTTCTTCATGCACCTGCGCTTCGACACCAAGCTCTACAGCCGGTTCCTGTACGGCGGCCTGCTGCTGGCGGTCTCGCTCTACACCGCCACGCTGGTCGTGATGTTCTTCGACCAGGCCCCCACCGTCTGA
- a CDS encoding cytochrome c oxidase subunit 3, with the protein MHETTLGLDHRKLAMWVFLGSEFLFFGAFVSAYLLYLDATAGGPGVEIFDIPFTSISSFVLLMSSLTMVLAHNAHMRRDMRRMRLWILATAGQGAVFLGGQVFEFTVFYREGLDLTASPFASGFFVLTGFHGLHVFVGILLLLSLYSLSLTGKIKPNQDLKTEMVGLYWHFVDIIWVIIFTVVYLIPELAMVD; encoded by the coding sequence GTGCACGAGACCACCCTGGGTCTCGACCACCGCAAGCTGGCGATGTGGGTGTTCCTCGGCTCGGAGTTCCTGTTCTTCGGGGCCTTCGTGTCGGCGTACCTGCTCTACCTGGACGCCACCGCCGGCGGGCCGGGCGTCGAGATCTTCGACATCCCCTTCACCTCCATCAGCTCGTTCGTCCTGCTGATGAGCTCGCTGACGATGGTGCTGGCCCACAACGCCCACATGCGTCGGGACATGCGACGCATGCGCCTGTGGATCCTGGCCACCGCCGGGCAGGGCGCGGTGTTCCTCGGCGGACAGGTGTTCGAGTTCACAGTCTTCTACCGCGAGGGACTCGACCTCACCGCGTCGCCGTTCGCGTCGGGCTTCTTCGTGTTGACCGGTTTCCACGGCCTGCACGTGTTCGTCGGCATCCTGCTGCTGCTGAGCCTGTACTCGCTCTCGCTCACGGGCAAGATCAAGCCGAACCAGGACCTCAAGACCGAGATGGTCGGCCTGTACTGGCACTTCGTCGACATCATCTGGGTCATCATCTTCACCGTCGTCTACCTGATCCCGGAACTCGCGATGGTGGACTGA